The Fundulus heteroclitus isolate FHET01 chromosome 13, MU-UCD_Fhet_4.1, whole genome shotgun sequence genome contains a region encoding:
- the LOC105922920 gene encoding CD209 antigen-like protein E has product MVRAVDGEPAGLNMDYVNLPAESGRTGAENKGSNAAPAPGQKLLRLVGVSFGLLCILQAGLNVSLRLTLFKSDTQPSPTETMCRNETDKQRQLIGHYIQRGWLYFHTSLYYISVNTTSWHGSREFCQRQGADLVIINTKEEQDFTRQFHRLTWLGLKMIEPRKWKWVDGTWLTESYWGPGEPNGFEGKKENCVEIRFFDLENSWNDIPCEDQNFWICEKNVVL; this is encoded by the exons ATGGTGAGAGCTGTTGATGGAGAACCAGCTGGGCTCAACATGGATTATGTAAATCTACCTGCAGAGTCAGGTAGAACGGGTGCTGAAAATAAGGGGAGCAATGCTGCACCAG CTCCCGGCCAAAAGTTATTAAGACTGGTTGGTGTTAGCTTTGGACTCCTTTGCATCCTGCAAGCTGGTCTCAACGTTTCTCTCCGTCTGACACTCT tcaAATCTGACACTCAGCCATCACCTACAGAGACCATGTGCAGAAATGAGACAGACAAGCAGAGACAACTCATTG GGCACTACATCCAACGGGGATGGCTGTATTTCCATACCAGTTTGTATTATATTTCTGTCAATACGACATCCTGGCACGGGAGTAGAGAGTTCTGTCAGCGACAAGGAGCGGATCTGGTGATTATAAACACCAAAGAGGAACAG GACTTTACAAGACAGTTTCACAGACTCACATGGCTTGGACTTAAAATGATCGAGCCAAGGAAGTGGAAATGGGTAGATGGGACTTGGCTGACCGAAAG CTACTGGGgtcctggagagccaaatggtTTTGAAGGCAAAAAGGAGAACTGTGTGGAGATAAGGTTCTTTGACCTTGAAAACAGCTGGAACGACATACCGTGTGAAGATCAAAACTTTTGGATCTGTGAGAAAAACGTAgttctgtaa